A window of Tautonia plasticadhaerens contains these coding sequences:
- a CDS encoding A24 family peptidase yields MTDTLPIGVAWLVSGTMIYGAWIDGRERRVPNWLTLPLGLCGMAFWAGRAGLPGLAWSTLGLLVGLLILGLIFAYGWVGGGDVKLFAGFGAWVGPTMALNALAAGIIVGGVMALAMMAWGGQWAKHWRTAVQAAREVITIRHPDRVAELAAARKPTLWLLPYGVPLTIGAVGYLAWAGMLT; encoded by the coding sequence ATGACGGACACCCTGCCGATCGGCGTCGCCTGGCTCGTCTCGGGGACGATGATCTACGGCGCCTGGATCGACGGCCGGGAGCGGCGGGTGCCCAACTGGCTGACCCTCCCGCTCGGCCTCTGCGGCATGGCCTTCTGGGCCGGCCGCGCCGGGCTGCCGGGCCTTGCCTGGTCGACGCTCGGCCTGCTCGTCGGGCTGCTCATCCTGGGCCTGATCTTCGCCTACGGCTGGGTCGGCGGCGGCGACGTGAAGCTCTTCGCCGGCTTCGGCGCCTGGGTCGGCCCGACGATGGCCCTCAACGCCCTCGCCGCCGGCATCATCGTCGGCGGCGTCATGGCCCTCGCGATGATGGCCTGGGGCGGTCAGTGGGCCAAGCACTGGCGGACGGCCGTCCAGGCCGCCCGCGAGGTGATCACGATCCGCCACCCCGACCGGGTCGCCGAGCTCGCCGCCGCCCGCAAGCCGACCCTCTGGCTGCTGCCCTACGGCGTCCCCCTGACCATCGGCGCGGTCGGCTACCTCGCCTGGGCCGGGATGCTTACCTGA
- a CDS encoding Flp family type IVb pilin: protein MNMLVNRIRRFINNEDGPTAVEYAVMVALIAVAIIVTVQALGTNLNTTFQNVSDSLPSGNS from the coding sequence ATGAACATGCTGGTCAACCGCATCCGCCGTTTCATCAACAACGAAGACGGCCCGACCGCGGTCGAGTACGCCGTCATGGTCGCCCTGATCGCCGTGGCGATCATCGTCACCGTCCAGGCGCTGGGCACCAACCTCAACACGACGTTCCAGAACGTCAGCGACTCGCTGCCTTCGGGCAACTCCTGA
- a CDS encoding TadE/TadG family type IV pilus assembly protein, with amino-acid sequence MRRDAAGCRPCRGGDRPSGPPDPGTPLTDPPTDRPPRRRAGPCRPGPGRTGRGIDVRVQRCAAGRRGGAAAVEMALVLPVFLALIFGTIEAARLGMVTQLLNVAAREACRTAVLPGQTEAAVRGRIDSALIGSGITPAIRISSPAGDWTTAPAPNRITVRLSVPFDQVSWLGDPFAFGGRDVVAEATMSSEKDG; translated from the coding sequence GTGCGCCGCGACGCGGCCGGCTGCCGCCCGTGCCGGGGAGGCGATCGACCATCCGGCCCCCCGGATCCGGGGACGCCCCTGACCGATCCGCCTACCGACCGACCACCCCGGCGGCGTGCCGGCCCGTGCCGGCCCGGACCCGGGCGCACTGGAAGGGGAATCGACGTGAGAGTGCAACGGTGTGCAGCCGGACGGCGAGGGGGGGCCGCCGCCGTCGAGATGGCCCTGGTGCTCCCCGTTTTCCTGGCGTTGATTTTCGGGACCATCGAGGCCGCTCGCCTGGGGATGGTCACCCAGTTGCTCAACGTCGCGGCCCGGGAGGCCTGCCGGACGGCGGTCCTGCCCGGCCAGACGGAGGCCGCCGTCCGGGGCCGGATCGACTCGGCCCTGATCGGCTCGGGGATCACCCCGGCGATCCGGATCAGCAGCCCGGCCGGCGACTGGACGACGGCCCCGGCGCCGAACCGGATTACCGTCCGCCTTAGCGTCCCCTTCGACCAGGTCAGCTGGCTGGGGGACCCCTTCGCCTTCGGCGGCAGGGACGTCGTGGCCGAGGCCACGATGTCCAGCGAGAAGGACGGATGA
- a CDS encoding pilus assembly protein TadG-related protein, which produces MNPRTDRRGLRRGATMVLTAVMMTAILGFVALAVDTMVLAVARHQLGTAADSGALAGAAALADERRLVPDAPIDVIMTAAHDRAREFTRENPVLGRQPVIAPNPTNEQDGDVVLGYMADPTDPASPFLTSALLAPMFNSVQVRAARSADRGGIVPAFFSRALGFEGTDVRHSGTASALNYRIAGFKADPDRNADVLPIVLDRQTYSDMISPATATTDQFRYDPVTGEVKSGSDGIQESQLYPVKNGYPGNWGTVKVGVSNNSTSTLGAQIRYGITSQQLNTYPGGQIKLNLTDPQGNRYMMLEGNPGISSGIKDDLEAIIGQGRALPIYDPNGSGGNGNNAQYKIVDFAPVRVLSVNFKGNPKYVIIQPAMMRDETAIPGEISSDWTSGGLVRLHLTR; this is translated from the coding sequence ATGAACCCCCGAACCGATCGCCGCGGCCTCCGTCGCGGCGCGACCATGGTCCTGACGGCGGTGATGATGACCGCCATCCTCGGCTTCGTAGCCCTGGCGGTGGACACGATGGTCCTGGCCGTGGCCCGCCATCAGCTTGGCACCGCCGCCGACTCCGGCGCGCTGGCCGGTGCCGCCGCCCTGGCCGACGAGCGTCGGCTCGTCCCCGACGCCCCGATTGACGTCATCATGACCGCCGCCCACGACCGCGCCCGGGAGTTCACCCGGGAGAACCCGGTCCTCGGCCGGCAGCCGGTGATCGCGCCGAACCCGACCAACGAGCAGGACGGTGACGTGGTGCTCGGCTACATGGCCGACCCGACCGACCCGGCCAGCCCCTTCCTGACTTCCGCGCTCCTGGCGCCGATGTTCAACTCGGTGCAGGTGCGGGCCGCCCGGTCGGCGGACCGGGGCGGGATCGTCCCGGCCTTCTTCTCCCGGGCCCTCGGCTTCGAGGGGACCGACGTCCGGCACTCCGGGACCGCGTCGGCCCTGAACTACCGGATCGCCGGCTTCAAGGCCGACCCCGACCGCAACGCCGACGTCCTGCCGATCGTGCTGGACCGGCAGACCTATTCGGACATGATCAGCCCCGCGACGGCCACGACCGACCAGTTCCGCTACGACCCGGTCACCGGGGAGGTCAAGAGCGGGTCGGACGGAATCCAGGAGTCGCAGCTCTACCCGGTCAAGAACGGCTACCCGGGCAACTGGGGGACGGTCAAGGTCGGCGTCTCGAACAACAGCACCAGCACGCTCGGAGCCCAGATCCGCTACGGGATCACGTCCCAGCAGCTGAACACCTATCCCGGCGGGCAGATCAAGCTGAACCTGACCGACCCGCAAGGGAATCGATACATGATGCTCGAGGGGAACCCGGGCATCAGCTCGGGGATCAAGGACGACCTGGAGGCGATCATCGGCCAGGGCCGGGCCCTCCCGATCTACGACCCGAACGGCTCGGGCGGCAACGGGAACAACGCGCAGTACAAGATCGTGGACTTCGCCCCGGTCCGCGTCCTGTCGGTCAACTTCAAGGGCAACCCGAAGTACGTGATCATCCAGCCGGCGATGATGAGGGACGAGACGGCGATCCCGGGCGAGATCTCCTCGGACTGGACCTCCGGCGGCCTGGTCCGGCTGCACCTGACCCGTTGA
- a CDS encoding TadE/TadG family type IV pilus assembly protein, with amino-acid sequence MGASRRGRRRRAGAAAVEMAIVLPLFISVILGTIEATRLGMVSQLLHVAAREGCRTAVREGQTTATVRARIDAVLAGSGITPAIQVSSPAGDWTTAKAPNRVTVRLSVPFDQVSWLGDPFAFGGTSVVASATMCSEKNG; translated from the coding sequence ATGGGGGCCAGTCGTCGCGGCCGACGGCGGCGGGCGGGGGCCGCCGCCGTCGAGATGGCCATCGTCCTCCCCCTGTTCATCTCCGTGATCCTGGGCACGATCGAGGCCACCCGGCTGGGCATGGTCTCGCAGCTCCTGCACGTCGCCGCCCGGGAAGGCTGCCGGACGGCGGTCCGGGAGGGGCAGACGACGGCGACCGTCCGGGCCCGGATCGATGCGGTGCTGGCCGGCTCGGGGATCACCCCGGCGATCCAGGTCAGCAGCCCGGCCGGCGACTGGACGACGGCCAAGGCGCCGAACCGGGTCACCGTCCGCCTGAGCGTCCCCTTCGACCAGGTCAGCTGGCTGGGGGACCCCTTCGCCTTCGGCGGCACCTCGGTCGTCGCCTCGGCCACCATGTGCAGCGAGAAGAACGGTTGA
- a CDS encoding TadE family protein: protein MRGEGGSRTIGGRRRRGATSRGAAAVEMAILLPLLCLIMAIIVDFSRGVADLSPPRPRAPSTTACRSPPMGPAP from the coding sequence GTGCGCGGCGAGGGGGGAAGTCGGACGATAGGAGGACGGCGTCGACGGGGGGCGACCAGCAGGGGCGCGGCGGCGGTCGAGATGGCGATCCTCCTGCCCTTGCTATGCCTGATCATGGCGATCATCGTCGATTTCTCGAGGGGCGTCGCGGACCTGTCGCCCCCCCGGCCTCGGGCACCGTCTACAACGGCCTGCCGTTCCCCCCCTATGGGACCCGCACCATGA
- the rpmF gene encoding 50S ribosomal protein L32 has translation MAVPKRRTSKSKKGMRRSHDALQFTIVLIACDQCGSPKPRHTVCPECGTYRGRQVVKIGDEE, from the coding sequence GTGGCCGTACCGAAGCGGCGTACATCGAAGTCAAAGAAGGGGATGCGGCGCAGCCACGACGCCCTTCAGTTCACCATCGTGCTGATCGCCTGCGACCAGTGCGGCTCCCCGAAGCCGCGCCACACGGTCTGTCCCGAATGCGGGACCTATCGCGGGCGGCAGGTGGTCAAGATTGGCGACGAGGAATGA
- the rpmB gene encoding 50S ribosomal protein L28 translates to MGRQCEVSGKKTSFGNHVTTRGKAKYLGGVGTKITGISRRKFKPNLQSIKVWLPNGTTRRVRVATSVIREGKLTLEVDGKMQTFPLIKASKGSRQARERLGNLYPL, encoded by the coding sequence ATGGGACGGCAGTGCGAAGTCAGCGGCAAGAAGACCTCCTTCGGCAACCACGTCACCACCCGTGGTAAGGCCAAGTACCTCGGCGGCGTCGGCACCAAGATCACCGGGATCAGCCGACGCAAGTTCAAGCCCAACCTCCAGAGCATCAAGGTCTGGCTCCCCAACGGCACCACACGACGCGTCCGGGTGGCGACCTCGGTCATCCGGGAGGGCAAGCTCACCCTGGAGGTCGACGGGAAGATGCAGACCTTCCCGCTGATCAAGGCCTCCAAGGGTAGCCGCCAGGCCAGGGAACGGCTCGGCAATCTCTATCCGCTCTGA
- a CDS encoding RNA polymerase sigma factor produces the protein MDEDRIEAYRPPRRFIRREGRDRDPRVGDRTAWERVIRRHEPAALRYLRDAVGDPAKAEALFREFAGAMRLGDRDGGPIPLGPFRDLLRTPLVRLVEAHRGWTDQANLIGSGAGADEASSRDAEEARFDAIWRQELLDRSWSRLREMEDRTGQPFHTTLKCLADAPGLSSPELADRVGRKLGKAISAPNARQLLHRARAEFSKLLLEEVVATLPCGAPFEAIERELIETGLLAFCREAVGRARPVSWRGR, from the coding sequence ATGGACGAGGACCGCATCGAGGCCTATCGCCCGCCCCGGCGCTTCATCCGTCGCGAAGGCCGGGACCGTGATCCTCGGGTCGGCGACCGGACGGCGTGGGAACGGGTGATTCGTCGCCACGAACCGGCCGCGCTCCGATATCTCCGGGACGCCGTCGGCGATCCGGCCAAGGCCGAGGCGCTGTTCCGGGAATTCGCCGGGGCGATGCGCCTCGGCGATCGGGACGGCGGGCCCATCCCCCTCGGCCCGTTCCGGGACCTCCTGCGGACGCCCCTGGTCCGGCTGGTCGAGGCCCATCGCGGATGGACTGATCAGGCGAATCTGATCGGATCGGGGGCGGGGGCCGACGAGGCATCCTCCCGGGACGCCGAGGAAGCCCGATTCGACGCGATCTGGCGGCAAGAATTGCTGGACCGGAGCTGGTCGAGGCTCCGGGAGATGGAGGATCGTACTGGTCAGCCGTTCCACACGACCCTGAAATGCCTGGCCGATGCCCCCGGGCTCTCGTCCCCCGAGCTGGCGGACCGCGTCGGCCGGAAGCTCGGCAAGGCGATCTCGGCCCCCAACGCCCGTCAATTGCTCCATCGCGCCCGGGCGGAATTCTCGAAGCTGCTGCTCGAGGAGGTCGTCGCCACCTTGCCCTGCGGGGCCCCGTTCGAGGCGATCGAGCGCGAGCTGATCGAGACGGGGCTGCTCGCCTTCTGCCGGGAGGCGGTCGGTCGCGCCCGGCCGGTCTCGTGGCGAGGGCGTTGA
- a CDS encoding DUF1501 domain-containing protein: MSHCGRHIAPPLSRRAMLSRCANGFGALAMASLLTQRSFGKRLAPDEGTLGHGGLHHAAKARSVIFLYMDGGPSQVDTFDPKPRLDREHGRPIRTRVEPTQFNNVGNVLRCPWPFRRRGESGIPVSDLFPRVGACVDDLAVIRSMVSNFSEHTNANYFLHTCHGQQGRPSAGAWVTYGLGSESEELPGFVVLNGGLVPPGGLDCFGNGFLPASFQGSVLKAGETPLANIAPTEATEEAQRRKLDLVRAMDRDVLARVGDHDAIESAIANGELAFRMQSAVPELTDLSGESPETLRLYGLDAPDPHTRSYARQCLLARRLVERGVRFVELTCPGVGHDRWDQHSNLKAGHEDNARAVDQPIAALLRDLKGRGLLESTVVVWGGEFGRTPMAQGTDGRDHNPFGFTMWLAGGGIRGGVIHGETDDYGYHAIRDKVEIYDLHATILHLLGVDHTRLTYRFSGRDMRLTDVHGSVVSPILS; encoded by the coding sequence ATGAGCCACTGCGGACGCCACATCGCCCCCCCCCTGAGCCGACGGGCCATGCTCTCCCGGTGTGCCAACGGCTTCGGGGCGCTGGCGATGGCGTCCCTGCTAACGCAGCGTTCCTTCGGGAAGCGACTCGCTCCAGATGAGGGAACCCTCGGCCACGGGGGGCTGCACCACGCGGCGAAGGCCCGGAGCGTGATCTTCCTCTACATGGACGGCGGACCCTCCCAGGTCGACACGTTCGACCCCAAGCCCCGCCTCGACCGGGAGCACGGCCGGCCGATCCGGACGAGGGTCGAGCCGACCCAGTTCAACAACGTCGGCAACGTCCTGCGCTGCCCCTGGCCGTTCCGGCGCCGGGGGGAGAGCGGCATCCCGGTCAGCGACCTGTTCCCCCGCGTCGGGGCGTGCGTCGACGACCTGGCGGTCATCCGGTCGATGGTCTCGAACTTCTCCGAGCACACGAACGCGAACTACTTCCTCCACACCTGCCACGGCCAGCAAGGTCGTCCCAGCGCCGGGGCCTGGGTCACCTACGGGCTCGGTTCGGAGAGCGAGGAGTTGCCCGGGTTCGTCGTGCTCAACGGCGGGCTCGTCCCGCCCGGCGGGCTCGACTGCTTCGGCAACGGCTTCCTGCCCGCCTCGTTCCAGGGCTCGGTGCTCAAGGCGGGCGAGACGCCGCTGGCCAACATCGCCCCGACCGAGGCGACCGAGGAGGCCCAGCGTCGCAAGCTGGACCTCGTCCGGGCGATGGACCGGGACGTGCTCGCCCGGGTCGGCGACCACGACGCGATCGAGTCGGCGATCGCCAACGGCGAGCTCGCCTTCCGGATGCAGTCGGCCGTGCCCGAGCTGACCGACCTGTCGGGCGAATCCCCCGAGACGCTCCGGCTCTACGGGCTCGACGCCCCCGACCCGCACACCCGGTCCTACGCCCGCCAGTGCCTGCTCGCCCGGCGCTTGGTCGAGCGGGGCGTCCGGTTCGTCGAGCTGACCTGCCCCGGCGTCGGCCACGACCGCTGGGACCAGCACAGCAACCTCAAGGCCGGCCACGAGGACAACGCCCGGGCCGTCGACCAACCCATCGCCGCCCTGCTCCGGGACCTCAAGGGCCGGGGGCTGCTGGAATCCACCGTGGTCGTCTGGGGCGGGGAGTTCGGTCGCACCCCGATGGCCCAGGGGACCGACGGCCGCGACCACAACCCCTTCGGCTTCACCATGTGGCTGGCCGGCGGCGGCATCCGGGGCGGGGTCATCCACGGCGAAACCGACGACTACGGCTACCACGCCATCCGGGACAAGGTCGAGATCTACGACCTGCACGCCACCATCCTGCACCTGCTCGGCGTCGACCACACCCGGCTGACCTACCGCTTCAGCGGCCGGGACATGAGGCTGACCGACGTCCACGGCTCGGTCGTCTCCCCGATCCTCTCCTGA
- a CDS encoding PSD1 and planctomycete cytochrome C domain-containing protein: MLAIAAALASPSGAQEAPPADDPRAITFFETRIRPILVERCLSCHGPEEQEAGLRLDSRPLVFEVGGDSGPPVLPGDPDGSLLIEAIRYDSYVQMPPSSKLPDDEIARLTEWVAMGAPWPPEASADGEAPSGPKPFDLEARARHWSLQPVVDPVVPVVERADWPRNPVDRFLLARLESEGLDPSPEADRRTLIRRATFDLTGLPPTREEIAAFLADDRADAFDRLVARLLASPRYGERWARHWLDLVRFAETSGHEFDYDILTAHRYRDYIIRALNDDLPYDRFVVEHLAGDLLDRPRRHPTTGTDEAILGTMSFFLAEGTHSPVDVREEMRTRVDNQIDVLGKAFLGLTVACARCHDHKFDAIGTRDYYALAGHFQTARHQYAFIDPPHRIDDRVLELQSIRSALAAEFGPGRAPAAGPPRLREGDELFADFAADSFDAWYPAGQAFGDRPTRHGDLAPDPDGDLARLEPGWAHSGAIAPRLQGVLRSETFAIDRPFLHVLAAGSGGRINLVVDGFEKIRSPIYGGLTLGVDLGDAPGWVSMDVSMWDGHLAHLELADGASSNYTGATSSFWPGDGTLAVALILASDHREPPGPASEYRSGPVLDRIDGRTIPEATASLLDRYRQVAEELPEPTLALAAAEGTGIDVPVHVRGSSKNLGEVVPRRFLEVLDPEGKPPADDRLTLARRVASAENPLTARVLVNRLWAHHFSRGIVASPDDFGAMGVPPTHPELLDWLASEFVRSGWSTKHMHRLMMTSTAYRMSSKTRPEADRADPTNALLHRMNLRRLEAEAIRDALLALSGRLDPTMFGPSVPPHLSPFMEGRGRPKESGPIDGDGRRSLYLDVRRNFLPPLLLAFDFPTPSSTRGRRDTSNVPSQALALMNDPFIVEQSRRWAGRATGSPDRPPAEVVDALYESAYGRAPTEAERDRAVAFVREQSDAGRAGRDAWADLCHALVIAKEFRYVE, from the coding sequence ATGCTGGCAATCGCGGCCGCCCTGGCCTCCCCGTCGGGGGCCCAGGAAGCCCCCCCGGCGGACGACCCGCGGGCGATCACCTTCTTCGAGACCCGCATCCGGCCGATCCTGGTCGAGCGCTGCTTGTCCTGCCACGGGCCGGAGGAGCAGGAGGCCGGGTTGCGGCTCGACTCCCGCCCCCTCGTCTTCGAGGTCGGGGGGGATTCCGGCCCCCCGGTCCTCCCCGGGGACCCGGACGGCAGCCTGCTGATCGAGGCGATCCGATACGATTCGTACGTGCAAATGCCGCCGTCCTCGAAGCTCCCCGACGACGAGATCGCTCGATTGACGGAGTGGGTCGCGATGGGCGCCCCCTGGCCCCCGGAGGCCTCGGCCGACGGGGAGGCGCCGAGCGGCCCCAAGCCGTTCGACCTGGAGGCCCGGGCCCGGCACTGGAGCCTGCAACCGGTGGTCGACCCGGTCGTGCCCGTGGTCGAAAGGGCCGACTGGCCCCGCAACCCGGTCGATCGGTTCCTGCTCGCTCGGCTCGAATCGGAGGGCCTCGACCCGTCACCCGAGGCCGATCGTCGGACGCTGATCCGACGGGCGACCTTCGATCTGACCGGCCTGCCGCCGACCCGGGAGGAGATCGCCGCCTTCCTGGCCGACGATCGAGCCGACGCCTTCGATCGCCTGGTGGCCCGCCTGCTCGCCTCCCCCCGGTACGGCGAGCGTTGGGCGAGGCACTGGCTCGACCTCGTCCGGTTCGCCGAGACCTCGGGGCACGAGTTCGACTACGACATCCTCACCGCCCACCGCTATCGGGATTACATCATCCGCGCCCTGAATGACGACCTGCCCTACGACCGGTTCGTCGTCGAGCACCTGGCCGGTGACCTGCTCGACCGCCCCCGGCGGCACCCGACGACTGGGACCGACGAGGCGATCCTCGGCACGATGTCCTTCTTCCTGGCCGAGGGGACGCACTCGCCGGTCGACGTCCGGGAGGAGATGCGGACGAGGGTCGACAATCAGATCGACGTGCTCGGCAAGGCGTTCCTCGGCCTGACCGTCGCCTGTGCCCGGTGCCACGACCACAAGTTCGACGCCATCGGCACCCGGGACTACTACGCCCTCGCCGGCCACTTCCAGACCGCCCGGCACCAGTACGCCTTCATCGACCCCCCGCATCGGATCGACGATCGCGTGCTCGAACTCCAGTCGATCCGATCCGCGCTCGCCGCCGAGTTCGGCCCCGGGCGCGCCCCCGCCGCCGGGCCTCCCCGGCTCAGGGAAGGAGATGAGCTGTTCGCCGACTTCGCCGCCGACTCCTTCGACGCCTGGTATCCCGCCGGCCAGGCCTTCGGCGACCGTCCCACCCGCCACGGGGACCTCGCGCCCGACCCCGACGGCGACCTCGCCCGGCTCGAACCCGGCTGGGCCCACAGCGGGGCGATCGCCCCCCGGTTGCAGGGCGTCCTGCGCTCCGAGACCTTCGCGATCGACCGGCCGTTCCTGCACGTCCTCGCCGCCGGGTCGGGGGGGCGGATCAACCTCGTCGTCGACGGCTTCGAGAAGATCCGGAGCCCCATCTACGGCGGCCTGACGCTCGGTGTCGACCTGGGAGACGCGCCGGGATGGGTCTCGATGGACGTCTCGATGTGGGACGGACACCTCGCCCACCTCGAACTCGCCGACGGCGCCTCGTCGAACTATACGGGGGCCACCTCGTCCTTCTGGCCGGGGGACGGGACGCTGGCCGTCGCCCTGATCCTCGCCTCGGACCACCGCGAGCCGCCCGGCCCGGCCTCGGAGTACCGATCGGGTCCGGTCCTCGATCGGATCGACGGCCGGACGATCCCCGAGGCCACCGCGTCGCTCCTCGACCGCTACCGCCAGGTCGCGGAGGAACTCCCCGAGCCCACCCTCGCCCTGGCCGCGGCCGAGGGGACGGGGATCGACGTTCCGGTGCACGTCCGGGGCAGCTCGAAGAACCTGGGGGAGGTGGTGCCCCGGCGATTCCTCGAAGTCCTGGATCCCGAAGGGAAGCCCCCGGCCGACGACCGGCTGACGCTGGCTCGCCGGGTCGCCTCGGCGGAGAATCCGCTGACCGCCCGGGTGCTGGTCAACCGCCTCTGGGCCCACCACTTCAGCCGGGGGATCGTGGCCTCCCCCGACGACTTCGGCGCGATGGGCGTTCCGCCGACCCATCCCGAGCTGCTCGACTGGCTGGCGTCGGAGTTCGTCCGCTCCGGCTGGTCGACCAAGCACATGCACCGCCTGATGATGACCTCGACCGCTTACCGGATGTCCTCGAAGACCCGGCCCGAGGCCGACCGGGCCGACCCGACTAACGCCCTGCTCCACCGGATGAACCTCCGGAGGCTGGAGGCCGAGGCGATCCGGGACGCCCTCCTCGCCCTCTCCGGGCGGCTCGACCCGACGATGTTCGGGCCGAGCGTCCCCCCCCACCTCTCCCCGTTCATGGAGGGCCGGGGGCGCCCTAAGGAGTCGGGGCCGATCGACGGCGACGGCCGGAGGAGCCTCTATCTCGACGTCCGCCGCAACTTCCTCCCGCCGCTGCTGCTGGCCTTCGACTTCCCCACCCCGAGCAGCACCCGGGGCCGCCGGGACACCTCGAACGTCCCCTCGCAGGCACTCGCCCTGATGAACGACCCGTTCATCGTCGAGCAGTCCCGACGCTGGGCCGGCCGGGCGACCGGCTCCCCGGATCGTCCCCCGGCCGAGGTGGTCGACGCGCTCTATGAGTCGGCCTACGGTCGGGCCCCGACGGAGGCGGAGCGGGATCGGGCCGTCGCGTTCGTCCGGGAGCAGTCCGACGCCGGCCGGGCCGGTCGGGACGCCTGGGCCGACCTCTGCCACGCGCTCGTCATCGCCAAGGAATTCCGCTACGTCGAATGA
- the plsY gene encoding glycerol-3-phosphate 1-O-acyltransferase PlsY, which yields MTLALSSIAVLLAYLIGALPFGYLIAKWARGVDIRTVGSGNVGATNVGRVLGFKYFVLVMTLDLLKGLGPTLGFPIAVEAMTGRSVPILAVPVALAAILGHNFPVYLRFKGGKGVATSLGAVLALDPIAAAAAAVAFLVVILLTRYVSMSSILGGTAFVIVHFARAREPWTASDLTLALLIAVLYVMLIYRHRSNIGRIRAGTESKVSFGKKAREGRVPVVSLVVLALVAASAIVAAGFVVRDRPAPTLTIGAAELVEVDRFRTGHQRASSLTFADDGRLLAVGCPRYNRVVLFRVDDEGRADRLRDLDLRGRPVAVRASGDRLFVLQRPHGDARHIEEGYWEAFDFEGNPVGSKFRVGWDPDDLAFTPDGRWAFVITSGHAEGEEGKPDPALVVVSVGDRTEHHRIVSRLELTGPKDDPERIVLSDSARYAAIVLAGSGQVAGVDLTDPAAPLATGRVPLAAREVPYLSGVEDGGEILMPVDSERDSALVVDPPGIEGPLLVTTLPEGSALEVVHGRERRALGRLPLRGPLNFGTIIPMAVTYCPERSVLAIADRSGGVRIVALRPVDGPPTGDGPPAVASARSQAGDLPARR from the coding sequence ATGACCCTCGCCCTCTCCTCGATCGCCGTCCTGCTCGCCTACCTGATCGGCGCCCTCCCCTTCGGCTACCTGATCGCGAAGTGGGCGAGGGGCGTGGATATCCGCACCGTCGGCTCGGGCAACGTCGGGGCGACCAACGTCGGCCGGGTCCTCGGGTTCAAGTATTTCGTCCTGGTCATGACGCTCGACCTGCTCAAGGGGCTCGGGCCCACGCTCGGCTTCCCGATCGCGGTCGAGGCGATGACCGGCCGGTCGGTGCCGATCCTCGCCGTGCCCGTCGCCCTGGCGGCGATCCTGGGGCACAACTTCCCGGTCTACCTCCGGTTCAAGGGGGGGAAGGGGGTGGCGACCAGCCTGGGGGCCGTGCTGGCGCTGGACCCGATCGCGGCGGCGGCGGCGGCCGTCGCGTTCCTGGTGGTGATCCTCCTCACCCGGTACGTGTCGATGTCGTCGATCCTCGGCGGGACGGCCTTCGTGATCGTCCACTTCGCGAGGGCCCGGGAGCCGTGGACGGCGTCGGACCTGACCCTGGCACTCCTGATCGCGGTGCTCTACGTCATGCTCATCTACCGACATCGCTCCAACATCGGCCGGATCCGGGCGGGGACCGAGTCCAAGGTCTCCTTCGGCAAGAAGGCCCGGGAGGGGCGGGTCCCGGTCGTCTCGCTGGTCGTGCTGGCCCTCGTCGCCGCCTCGGCGATCGTCGCGGCCGGGTTCGTGGTGAGAGACCGACCTGCGCCGACGCTGACGATCGGCGCCGCCGAGCTGGTCGAGGTCGACCGCTTCCGGACCGGCCACCAGCGGGCCAGCTCCCTGACCTTCGCCGACGACGGCCGGCTGCTCGCCGTCGGCTGCCCGAGGTACAACCGCGTCGTCCTCTTCCGGGTCGACGACGAGGGGCGGGCCGATCGGCTCCGGGACCTCGACCTGAGGGGCCGACCCGTGGCGGTCCGGGCCTCCGGCGACCGGCTGTTCGTCCTCCAGCGCCCCCACGGCGACGCCCGGCACATCGAGGAGGGCTACTGGGAGGCGTTCGACTTCGAGGGCAACCCCGTCGGCTCGAAGTTCCGGGTCGGCTGGGATCCGGACGACCTCGCCTTCACCCCGGACGGCCGATGGGCGTTCGTCATCACCTCCGGCCACGCCGAGGGTGAGGAGGGCAAGCCGGATCCGGCCCTGGTCGTCGTGTCGGTCGGCGATCGGACCGAGCATCACCGGATCGTCTCCCGCCTGGAGCTGACCGGCCCCAAGGACGACCCCGAGCGGATCGTCCTGTCCGACTCGGCCCGGTATGCAGCGATCGTCCTGGCCGGATCGGGCCAGGTCGCGGGCGTCGACCTCACCGACCCCGCCGCCCCCCTCGCCACCGGCCGGGTGCCGCTGGCGGCCCGCGAGGTGCCGTACCTCTCGGGGGTCGAGGACGGCGGCGAGATCTTGATGCCCGTCGACTCGGAGCGGGACTCGGCCCTGGTGGTCGACCCTCCCGGGATCGAGGGCCCGCTGCTCGTCACGACGCTCCCCGAGGGCTCGGCCCTGGAAGTCGTCCACGGCCGGGAGCGCCGGGCACTGGGACGCCTGCCGCTCCGGGGGCCGCTGAACTTCGGCACGATCATCCCGATGGCCGTCACCTACTGCCCGGAGCGATCGGTCCTCGCGATTGCCGACCGCTCCGGGGGCGTCCGGATCGTCGCGCTGCGACCGGTCGACGGACCCCCGACCGGGGACGGGCCGCCGGCGGTGGCCTCGGCCCGATCGCAGGCGGGCGACCTGCCGGCCCGGCGATGA